The sequence GAAACAAAAATAAACCAAGCTTCTCAAAGCATAGAAGAAGCTCAACAAAAAATCGATCAAACCATCGAAGAAGCTAGAGTAAAAGCAGAAGAAGCATCTGATGCTACTGCCAAAGCTTCTATCTGGGGATTTGTCGCTTTGCTGTTAGGCATGATCGTAACATCTCTATCCGGTTTATGGGGCTCAAACTTTGTAAGAGGACATAATGAAGAGAAAATGTAAATTGAAAAATGACTGAGCAAATAATCATTTTATAAGAATATAAGAACAAGCGAAAGTAAAGCAGCCTTTACTTTCGCTTGTTCTTTGGTTACTACATATACATAAGACACGCTTTTAAATATATTGCACTTAAAAAAGAGATATCGGCAACAGACTGCAAAAAAAAGTTCATTAGTTTTTATTTGTTAGACGAAATCAGTGTATTGCTTGTTAGAGCTTAGAAAGGAAAATAAGGCAAATTCCTTGAGAGTCTATAAGTTATTTTTCTATTAAAAGAAGATAGAAGTACTATACTTTATGTTAGCCATAGTATAAACTATTACAAGTATGGTGTTCACGAAAGCTTATCTAGTAAGAGTAGAAAGCTATTGAAAACCATAATACCTTTCGTGTTATAATAATGTAAGTTGAGCAATGAACTGGAGGGTTTTACTTGAAGAGTTTTTTTGGAAAAAGGAAAAAGAAACAAACCGAATCGTTATTCAAAGAGAATGAAGAGATTCCTCAACATATCGCGATCATCATGGATGGCAATGGCCGTTGGGCGCAAAAAAAAATTATGCCACGAATAGCTGGTCACCGTGAGGGAATGAATACAGTCAAAAAAATAACTAAGCGTGCAAGTCAATTAGGTGTAAAGGTATTGACTCTATATGCCTTTTCAACTGAAAATTGGAAACGTCCAGATCCGGAAGTGAATTTTTTGATGCAATTGCCTGTTGATTTTTTTGATGCTTTTGTACCAGACCTCATTAAAGAAAATGTTAAAGTCCAAGTTATTGGATTTACGGATCAATTGCCAGTACATACACGTAAAGCAGTTAATCAAGCAATTGAAGACACTAAAAACAATACAGGCATGATCCTAAATTTTGCTTTAAATTATGGCAGCCGTAGCGAAATGTTGGAAGCAACAAAAAGAATTGCGGCACAAGTTCAAAATGGCCAATTAGAGATAGAAGAAATTGATGATTCTACTTTTGAATCACAATTGAT is a genomic window of Carnobacterium sp. CP1 containing:
- a CDS encoding isoprenyl transferase, with protein sequence MKSFFGKRKKKQTESLFKENEEIPQHIAIIMDGNGRWAQKKIMPRIAGHREGMNTVKKITKRASQLGVKVLTLYAFSTENWKRPDPEVNFLMQLPVDFFDAFVPDLIKENVKVQVIGFTDQLPVHTRKAVNQAIEDTKNNTGMILNFALNYGSRSEMLEATKRIAAQVQNGQLEIEEIDDSTFESQLMTAELGDYQNVDYMIRTSGEERISNFLLWQNAYSEFYFTKTLWPDFDETALEEAIGIYQKRHRRFGGL